A window of Cellulomonas fimi contains these coding sequences:
- a CDS encoding BMP family lipoprotein yields the protein MKKIIRVAALGGAVALALAACGSAPEDTNETSGGDETSATVDFTACMVSDEGGFDDASFNESGFKGLEQAKDELGIETKTAESTDPGQYTTNVDSMVQQGCNLIIGVGFALEDAIQAGAEANPDIEFALVDSAFSDADFNPVTLDNAKPLLFNTQEAAYLAGYLAAGVSQTHKVATFGGQPFPSVTIFMDGFADGAAAYAEETGTATTVVGWDKAAQNGSMIGNFSDTEAGRTTTEQFINDGADVILPVAGPVGSGALNAASQAEGTAVIWVDSDGYLQPANEQYKGLILTSVMKQIQTAVFETIKSSVDGEFSSDPYVGTLENGGVDIAPFHDWESKVPAELASKIDELRQQIIDGDLVVDSPSANAVS from the coding sequence GTGAAGAAGATCATCCGTGTGGCGGCGCTCGGCGGCGCCGTCGCCCTCGCCCTCGCGGCCTGTGGCAGCGCACCCGAGGACACGAACGAGACCTCCGGCGGCGACGAGACGTCGGCGACCGTCGACTTCACCGCCTGCATGGTGTCCGACGAGGGCGGCTTCGACGACGCCTCGTTCAACGAGTCCGGCTTCAAGGGCCTCGAGCAGGCCAAGGACGAGCTCGGCATCGAGACCAAGACGGCCGAGTCGACCGACCCGGGCCAGTACACGACCAACGTCGACTCGATGGTCCAGCAGGGCTGCAACCTCATCATCGGCGTCGGCTTCGCGCTCGAGGACGCCATCCAGGCCGGTGCCGAGGCGAACCCCGACATCGAGTTCGCCCTCGTCGACTCCGCGTTCTCCGACGCGGACTTCAACCCGGTGACGCTCGACAACGCCAAGCCCCTGCTGTTCAACACGCAGGAGGCCGCGTACCTCGCCGGCTACCTCGCCGCGGGCGTCTCGCAGACCCACAAGGTCGCGACCTTCGGCGGCCAGCCGTTCCCGTCGGTCACCATCTTCATGGACGGCTTCGCCGACGGCGCCGCCGCCTACGCGGAGGAGACCGGCACCGCGACGACCGTCGTCGGCTGGGACAAGGCCGCGCAGAACGGCTCGATGATCGGCAACTTCTCCGACACCGAGGCCGGGCGCACCACGACCGAGCAGTTCATCAACGACGGCGCGGACGTCATCCTGCCCGTCGCCGGCCCCGTCGGCTCCGGCGCGCTCAACGCGGCCAGCCAGGCCGAGGGCACCGCGGTCATCTGGGTCGACTCGGACGGCTACCTGCAGCCGGCCAACGAGCAGTACAAGGGCCTCATCCTCACGTCCGTCATGAAGCAGATCCAGACGGCCGTGTTCGAGACGATCAAGTCGTCCGTCGACGGTGAGTTCTCGTCCGACCCGTACGTCGGCACGCTCGAGAACGGCGGCGTCGACATCGCGCCGTTCCACGACTGGGAGTCGAAGGTCCCGGCCGAGCTCGCGTCCAAGATCGACGAGCTGCGCCAGCAGATCATCGACGGCGACCTCGTCGTCGACTCGCCGTCGGCCAACGCGGTCTCCTGA
- a CDS encoding ABC transporter ATP-binding protein: MRLELQGITKRFGTLVANDNINLTFAPGEIHALLGENGAGKSTMMNVLYGLYQPDAGQIVVDGAPRTFSGPGDAMAAGIGMVHQHFMLIPVFTVAENVVLGHEPVVGGTLIDLAEARRRVKEISDRFGFDVDPDALVEDLPVGVQQRVEIIKALSRDAQVLILDEPTAVLTPQETDELIGIMRQLKEAGTSIVFITHKLREVRAVADTISVIRRGKVVGTASPTSTEVELASLMVGRSVTLAVDKATAEPGEPTFQVRDLTVLDVHGNAVVDGVSFDVHRGEILAIAGVQGNGQTELTETILGLAAPTAGQLLLDGVDLAGRQVHEVIEAGVGFVPEDRSTDGLISSFSIAENLILDMHRSEPFARAGSLSPARVAENAAHRVEEFDIRVRSVQDPVSTLSGGNQQKVVLAREMSRPLRLFVASQPTRGLDVGSIEFVHKRIVAERDNGTPVVIVSTELDEVLALADRIAVMYRGKIIGIVEGGHTADRDVLGLMMAGVPLEQAREQAAGHHTALSEADAVAEAEDAGDAPPPPAAAPATPKVAPTGAAPVAPTSATPAAGPSAATPDPDAPAAPTTHEEGQA, encoded by the coding sequence GTGAGGCTCGAGCTGCAGGGCATCACGAAGCGCTTCGGGACGCTCGTGGCGAACGACAACATCAACCTGACGTTCGCACCGGGGGAGATCCACGCGCTGCTCGGCGAGAACGGCGCCGGCAAGTCGACGATGATGAACGTCCTCTACGGGCTGTACCAGCCCGACGCGGGACAGATCGTCGTCGACGGCGCGCCGCGGACGTTCTCCGGACCGGGCGACGCGATGGCCGCGGGCATCGGCATGGTGCACCAGCACTTCATGCTCATCCCCGTGTTCACGGTCGCCGAGAACGTCGTCCTCGGGCACGAGCCCGTCGTCGGCGGCACCCTCATCGACCTCGCCGAGGCGCGGCGACGGGTCAAGGAGATCTCCGACCGGTTCGGGTTCGACGTCGACCCCGATGCACTCGTCGAGGACCTCCCGGTCGGCGTGCAGCAGCGCGTCGAGATCATCAAGGCCCTCTCGCGTGACGCGCAGGTGCTGATCCTCGACGAGCCCACCGCGGTGCTCACGCCGCAGGAGACCGACGAGCTCATCGGGATCATGCGGCAGCTCAAGGAGGCCGGCACCTCCATCGTCTTCATCACGCACAAGCTGCGCGAGGTCCGCGCCGTCGCCGACACCATCAGCGTCATCCGGCGCGGCAAGGTGGTCGGCACCGCGAGCCCCACGTCGACCGAGGTCGAGCTCGCCTCCCTCATGGTCGGCCGCTCCGTCACGCTGGCCGTCGACAAGGCCACCGCGGAGCCCGGCGAGCCCACCTTCCAGGTCCGCGACCTCACGGTCCTCGACGTGCACGGCAACGCCGTCGTCGACGGCGTCTCGTTCGACGTCCACCGCGGCGAGATCCTCGCGATCGCGGGCGTCCAGGGCAACGGCCAGACCGAGCTCACCGAGACGATCCTGGGTCTCGCGGCCCCGACCGCCGGGCAGCTGCTGCTCGACGGCGTCGACCTCGCCGGCCGCCAGGTGCACGAGGTCATCGAGGCGGGCGTCGGGTTCGTGCCCGAGGACCGCAGCACCGACGGCCTCATCTCGTCGTTCTCCATCGCGGAGAACCTCATCCTCGACATGCACCGGTCCGAGCCGTTCGCGCGCGCCGGGTCGCTGAGCCCCGCGCGCGTCGCGGAGAACGCCGCGCACCGCGTCGAGGAGTTCGACATCCGCGTGCGGTCGGTGCAGGACCCGGTGAGCACGCTGTCCGGCGGCAACCAGCAGAAGGTCGTCCTCGCGCGCGAGATGTCGCGGCCGCTGCGGCTGTTCGTCGCGTCGCAGCCCACGCGCGGCCTCGACGTCGGGTCGATCGAGTTCGTGCACAAGCGGATCGTCGCCGAGCGGGACAACGGCACTCCCGTCGTCATCGTCTCGACCGAGCTCGACGAGGTCCTCGCGCTCGCCGACCGGATCGCGGTGATGTACCGCGGCAAGATCATCGGCATCGTCGAGGGCGGGCACACCGCCGACCGCGACGTGCTGGGCCTCATGATGGCGGGCGTGCCGCTCGAGCAGGCGCGCGAGCAGGCCGCCGGCCACCACACCGCGCTGTCCGAGGCCGACGCGGTCGCGGAGGCGGAGGACGCGGGCGACGCCCCGCCGCCGCCCGCGGCAGCGCCCGCGACGCCGAAGGTCGCGCCCACGGGTGCCGCACCGGTCGCGCCGACGAGCGCCACGCCCGCCGCCGGACCGTCGGCCGCCACGCCCGACCCGGACGCCCCCGCGGCGCCCACGACGCACGAGGAGGGGCAGGCGTGA